From Streptomyces sp. CMB-StM0423, a single genomic window includes:
- a CDS encoding non-ribosomal peptide synthetase, whose amino-acid sequence MTDDELARKLAALTPEQRARFDVLLAERTPAEDTFPLAVLQRGTWFLEQLRPRNPGYIVPGAVRIEGHLDTGVLRAAVDEIVRRHEALRTTFQLRNGTPVQVVHPSPAVDIPDTDLGGPGYTDADRQKWIDDALAEPFDIDTGPLLRVRLLRTGPERAVLVVAMHHLVSDRWSTEVFLAELSELYEAFAADAPSPLPDLAIQYGDFATWQHQQLDGRGWQQDLAYWRGHLAGAPTVLDLPTDRPRPAAQGFNGGSVPVDLPPALIRELAALAGRHGATPYMALLAVFHILLHRYTGQEDIVVGVPTALRGRAEVEPLIGYFVNTLPLRADLSGNPAFAQVLTRVRDACLGAYAHQDVPFELIVADLNIPRDLSRPPVYQVSFSYGREPVPTLAMAGARLTRLRVRSEGARFDLELQAFDTDGGITGWFEYDRDLFDESTVVRLAGHFHRLVEQVVARPGTPVDGLDLLDERERHRLLTEWNATDRKWPHGLVHECVEEQARRTPQAEAVRYAGTSLTYAELNRRANRLAHFLRARGVGRDALVGVAMERSFDLVVALLAVLKAGAAYVPFDTELPPARLAAIADDARPPVVLTQGALSGRLPALDCPVLRVDDLAAELAAQSPDDPGVAVDGEDLAYVIFTSGSTGRPKGVMNVHAALRNRLLWMQDAYGLDATDRVLQKTPFSFDVSVWEFFWPLMAGATLVVARPGGHRDSAYLADTIAADRITTVHFVPSMLQLFLTEPPGKSAGLRRVFCSGEELPRALHDRFLELHRAELHNLYGPTEAAIDVTAWHCRPGPDPRPVPIGRPIANTRMYVLDRRGRPVPAGVPGELCIGGRGLARGYLNRPDLTAERFTDDPFVPGARIYRTGDLARHRADGALEFLGRLDHQVKLRGQRIELGEIEAVLVRHDTVREAVVVAREHAPGDVRLAAYVTAAGAAAPTPGDLAAHLREYLPEYMVPASFTALDALPLTASGKADRKALPEPRTGRPDLEARFVAPEDGLEHALAEMWRGLLGVERVGARDNFFDLGGHSLLMAEFRTRLLATLDHELTMVELFQHPTVESLAAYLGGSRTGSESAGHGARQRAENRRQSRSRRQQAAERRASSRGDR is encoded by the coding sequence GTGACCGACGACGAGCTGGCCCGGAAGCTGGCCGCCCTCACTCCCGAGCAGCGCGCCCGCTTCGACGTCCTGCTCGCCGAGCGGACACCTGCCGAGGACACCTTCCCACTCGCGGTCCTGCAGCGCGGCACCTGGTTCCTCGAACAGCTCCGGCCCCGCAACCCGGGCTACATCGTGCCCGGCGCGGTCCGTATCGAGGGCCACCTCGACACCGGCGTGCTGCGCGCGGCGGTCGACGAGATCGTCCGCCGCCACGAGGCCCTGCGCACCACCTTCCAGCTCCGCAACGGCACCCCCGTCCAGGTCGTCCACCCCAGTCCGGCCGTCGACATCCCGGACACCGACCTCGGCGGCCCGGGGTACACCGACGCCGACCGCCAGAAGTGGATCGACGACGCCCTTGCCGAACCCTTCGACATCGACACCGGCCCGCTGCTGCGCGTCCGGCTGCTGCGCACCGGCCCCGAGCGGGCCGTGCTCGTCGTCGCGATGCACCACCTCGTCTCCGACCGCTGGTCCACCGAGGTCTTCCTCGCCGAACTGTCCGAGCTGTACGAGGCGTTCGCCGCCGACGCGCCTTCGCCGCTGCCCGACCTCGCCATCCAGTACGGAGACTTCGCCACTTGGCAGCACCAGCAGCTCGACGGCCGCGGTTGGCAGCAGGACCTGGCGTACTGGCGCGGCCACCTGGCCGGCGCGCCCACCGTGCTGGACCTGCCCACCGACCGCCCCCGGCCCGCCGCCCAGGGATTCAACGGGGGCTCCGTCCCCGTCGACCTGCCGCCGGCTCTGATCCGCGAACTGGCCGCGCTGGCCGGCCGGCACGGCGCCACTCCGTACATGGCGCTCCTGGCCGTCTTCCACATTCTGCTGCACCGTTACACCGGCCAGGAGGACATCGTCGTCGGCGTGCCCACCGCCCTGCGCGGTCGCGCCGAAGTCGAGCCGCTTATCGGCTATTTCGTCAACACCTTGCCCCTCAGGGCGGATCTGTCCGGTAACCCCGCCTTCGCGCAGGTCCTCACCCGCGTCCGGGACGCCTGCCTGGGCGCGTACGCCCACCAGGACGTTCCCTTCGAGCTGATCGTCGCCGATCTCAACATCCCACGCGACCTCAGCCGACCCCCCGTCTATCAGGTCAGTTTCAGCTACGGCCGGGAGCCCGTGCCCACCCTCGCGATGGCCGGCGCCCGCCTCACCCGGCTCCGGGTCAGGAGCGAAGGCGCCCGCTTCGACCTGGAGTTGCAGGCGTTCGACACCGACGGCGGGATCACCGGCTGGTTCGAGTACGACCGCGATCTGTTCGACGAGTCCACCGTCGTCCGCCTCGCCGGCCATTTCCACCGCCTGGTCGAGCAGGTCGTCGCCCGGCCCGGCACCCCCGTCGACGGCCTGGACCTCCTCGACGAGAGGGAACGACACCGCCTCCTCACCGAGTGGAACGCCACCGACAGGAAATGGCCCCACGGACTGGTCCACGAGTGTGTCGAGGAGCAGGCACGCAGGACCCCCCAAGCCGAGGCCGTCCGGTACGCCGGCACCTCCCTCACCTACGCGGAGCTGAACCGGCGCGCCAACCGCCTCGCGCACTTCCTGCGCGCCCGCGGTGTAGGCCGCGACGCCCTGGTCGGCGTCGCCATGGAGCGCTCCTTCGACCTCGTCGTCGCACTGCTCGCCGTCCTCAAGGCCGGTGCCGCGTACGTGCCGTTCGACACCGAGTTGCCGCCCGCCCGGCTCGCCGCCATCGCCGACGACGCCCGGCCGCCGGTGGTCCTCACCCAAGGTGCCCTGTCGGGCCGGCTGCCGGCGCTCGACTGCCCCGTGCTGCGCGTGGACGATCTCGCCGCGGAGCTGGCCGCGCAGTCCCCGGACGACCCCGGTGTAGCGGTGGACGGGGAGGATCTGGCGTACGTCATCTTCACCTCCGGCTCGACGGGCCGCCCGAAGGGGGTGATGAACGTCCACGCCGCTCTGCGCAACCGGCTGCTGTGGATGCAGGACGCCTACGGCCTGGACGCCACCGACCGCGTGCTGCAGAAGACGCCGTTCTCCTTCGACGTGTCGGTGTGGGAGTTCTTCTGGCCGCTGATGGCCGGCGCGACCCTCGTCGTGGCCCGGCCCGGCGGGCACCGTGACAGCGCCTATCTCGCCGACACCATCGCCGCCGACCGGATCACCACCGTCCACTTCGTGCCGTCCATGCTCCAGCTCTTCCTCACGGAACCCCCGGGGAAGTCCGCCGGGCTGCGCCGCGTCTTCTGCAGCGGCGAGGAGCTGCCCCGCGCCCTGCACGACCGCTTCCTGGAACTCCACCGGGCCGAGCTGCACAACCTGTACGGCCCCACCGAGGCCGCCATCGACGTCACCGCCTGGCACTGCCGTCCGGGACCGGATCCCCGACCGGTGCCCATCGGCCGCCCCATCGCCAACACCCGCATGTACGTCCTGGACCGCCGGGGCCGTCCAGTCCCGGCCGGGGTGCCCGGCGAACTGTGCATCGGCGGCCGGGGCCTGGCACGCGGCTACCTCAACCGACCGGACCTGACCGCCGAGCGCTTCACCGACGATCCCTTCGTGCCCGGCGCCCGCATCTACCGCACCGGCGACCTCGCCCGGCACCGCGCCGACGGCGCGCTGGAGTTCCTCGGCCGCCTCGACCACCAGGTCAAGCTCCGTGGCCAGCGCATCGAGCTCGGCGAGATCGAGGCGGTCCTGGTCCGGCACGACACCGTACGCGAAGCCGTCGTGGTCGCCCGCGAGCACGCCCCCGGTGACGTCCGTCTCGCCGCCTACGTCACCGCCGCGGGCGCTGCGGCGCCCACCCCCGGCGATCTCGCCGCCCACCTGCGGGAGTATCTGCCCGAGTACATGGTCCCGGCCTCCTTCACCGCGCTCGACGCACTGCCCCTCACCGCCAGCGGCAAGGCCGACCGCAAGGCCCTCCCCGAGCCGCGTACCGGCCGCCCCGACCTCGAAGCCCGGTTCGTCGCACCCGAGGACGGCCTGGAGCACGCGCTCGCCGAGATGTGGCGCGGCCTGCTCGGCGTCGAGCGCGTCGGAGCGCGGGACAACTTCTTCGATCTGGGCGGCCATTCCCTCCTCATGGCCGAGTTCCGCACCCGCCTGCTGGCCACCCTCGATCACGAGCTGACGATGGTCGAGCTGTTCCAGCACCCCACCGTCGAATCTCTGGCCGCGTACCTCGGCGGCTCCCGCACCGGGTCCGAGAGCGCCGGACACGGAGCCAGGCAGCGTGCGGAAAACCGTCGTCAGTCCCGCAGCCGGCGGCAACAGGCGGCCGAGCGCCGGGCTTCCTCCCGCGGAGACAGGTGA
- a CDS encoding type I polyketide synthase, producing MTSPERTLVSADTLKNAYLTMERLQRRIEEYERARTEPVAVVGVGCRFPGGVTDIATYWRMLTDGIDAVGDIPADRWDHDAFYDEEAGKPGKIYTRSGAFIEGLDRFDHDFFGVSRREALAMDPHQRLTLEVCWEALEDAGQAPSGLAGSDTGVFMGTASSDHVTSRIRHPEDVTAYTSSGAAASFVPARISYLLDLRGPNLAVDTACSSSLLAVHQACQSLRTGECDMALAGGVNVVLSPVLLISQSQFGSVSRQGRAMTFSDAADGYVRGEGCGVVVLKRLSDAVRDRDRILAVVRGGAVNQDGRSAGITAPNGAAQVGVYRRALAAGGVRPEHVGYIETHGTGTRLGDPIEAGALAEVYGRDHGAPVYLGAVKTNIGHLEAAAGIAGLIKAALCVSHGAIPPNLHFTRLNSNISFEGTTFDVPTRVTPWPETEGPRTAAVSSFGLSGTNVHVILEQAPSAAPPPADHRRPAGVLALSARTETALTALARRYADRLADGDGTPLADLCHSAATGRTHFRHRLAAVGTTREEVADRLAGFVRGDTGPGLALGEAHGSDVVFLFTGQGAQRPGMARGLYDTQPTFRRAVDECARILEPLLDRPLLSVLFPDDPEDRQINETAYAQPATFAVEYAMAELWRSWGVTPAAVLGHSFGECVAACVAGVMSPADGLAFTVQRARVIQEHSLPGTMAAVFAPEEEVAAEIAAHPDRIAVAAVNGPASTTISGDRDLVEVVCAAFAARGVKAKPLHIASAGHSPLMEPAVEPLRRAADKIAFAAPRIPLVSNVSGELWPWEQVPGADYWGRHVRDTVRFADGVQTLRDMGHHTFVEVGPAPTLLGVLSDALPPDHDDLLLPSLRPKHDDWEVLLETVAELYAAGVDIDWHGFDGDYTRTKAPLPTYPFEPTRCWEPPRPWHGDRPAAPAAESTAEAGDDSHTRPARSSRRSSRTRRRPSRIPTATELRGLAEPEQLDTLAARFVLSVKDVLGSASGDVGLDEPLTGFGLDSLMAVELRNEIQDRLGLTLQITDFLGGATIRSVAERLVKELAATGGDSETDTPHDRSGAPTAIRRVPRAADTAAALLAEFTSPPQGSAAQNSGPEGRQ from the coding sequence ATGACGTCACCGGAACGCACCCTGGTGTCGGCTGACACGCTCAAGAACGCCTACCTGACGATGGAGCGCCTGCAGCGCCGGATCGAGGAGTACGAGCGGGCGCGCACCGAGCCCGTCGCCGTCGTCGGCGTCGGCTGCCGCTTCCCCGGCGGCGTCACCGACATCGCCACGTACTGGCGGATGCTCACCGACGGCATCGACGCCGTCGGCGACATCCCCGCAGACCGGTGGGACCACGACGCCTTCTACGACGAGGAAGCCGGCAAGCCGGGCAAGATCTACACGCGCTCCGGCGCGTTCATCGAGGGTCTCGACCGGTTCGACCACGACTTCTTCGGGGTCTCCCGCCGCGAGGCGCTGGCGATGGACCCCCACCAGCGCCTGACTCTCGAAGTGTGCTGGGAAGCCCTGGAGGATGCCGGCCAGGCGCCCTCCGGCCTGGCCGGCAGCGACACCGGCGTGTTCATGGGCACCGCCAGCTCGGACCACGTCACCTCCCGGATCCGCCACCCCGAGGACGTCACCGCGTACACCAGTTCGGGCGCCGCGGCCAGCTTCGTCCCGGCCCGCATCTCCTACCTCCTCGACCTGCGCGGCCCCAACCTCGCCGTCGACACGGCGTGCTCCTCCTCGCTGCTGGCCGTCCACCAGGCATGCCAGAGCCTGCGTACGGGGGAGTGCGACATGGCGCTGGCCGGTGGCGTCAACGTCGTGCTGTCCCCGGTCCTGCTGATCTCCCAGTCGCAGTTCGGCTCGGTGTCCCGGCAGGGGCGGGCGATGACCTTCTCCGACGCCGCCGACGGCTACGTACGCGGCGAGGGCTGCGGTGTCGTCGTGCTCAAGCGGCTCTCGGACGCCGTACGCGACCGGGACCGGATCCTCGCCGTCGTACGCGGCGGCGCGGTCAACCAGGACGGGCGCAGCGCCGGCATCACCGCCCCCAACGGCGCCGCCCAGGTGGGCGTGTACCGCCGCGCCCTGGCAGCCGGCGGGGTCCGGCCCGAGCACGTCGGGTACATCGAGACACACGGCACCGGCACCCGCCTCGGCGACCCGATCGAGGCCGGGGCACTCGCCGAGGTATACGGGCGCGACCACGGCGCACCCGTATACCTCGGCGCCGTCAAGACCAACATCGGCCACCTGGAGGCCGCGGCGGGAATCGCCGGGCTGATCAAGGCCGCGCTGTGCGTCTCCCACGGAGCCATCCCGCCCAACCTGCATTTCACCCGGCTGAACTCCAACATCTCCTTCGAGGGCACCACCTTCGACGTGCCCACCCGCGTCACCCCCTGGCCGGAGACCGAAGGCCCGCGCACCGCCGCCGTGAGCAGCTTCGGCCTCAGCGGCACGAATGTGCACGTGATCCTGGAACAGGCGCCGTCAGCCGCCCCGCCGCCCGCGGACCACCGGCGGCCGGCCGGAGTCCTGGCACTGTCCGCCCGCACCGAAACGGCGCTGACCGCTCTGGCCCGCCGGTACGCCGACCGGCTCGCCGACGGCGACGGCACGCCCCTCGCCGACCTGTGCCACTCGGCCGCCACCGGCCGCACCCACTTCCGGCACCGCCTCGCCGCCGTCGGGACCACGCGCGAGGAAGTTGCCGACCGGCTCGCCGGCTTCGTCCGCGGCGATACCGGACCCGGCCTGGCGCTCGGCGAGGCACACGGCTCCGACGTGGTCTTCCTGTTCACCGGGCAGGGCGCCCAGCGCCCCGGCATGGCCCGCGGGCTGTACGACACCCAGCCCACCTTCCGGCGCGCCGTCGACGAGTGCGCGCGGATCCTCGAACCGCTCCTCGACCGCCCGCTGCTGTCGGTGCTCTTCCCGGACGATCCGGAGGACCGGCAGATCAACGAGACGGCGTACGCCCAGCCCGCGACCTTCGCGGTGGAGTACGCGATGGCCGAGCTGTGGCGCTCCTGGGGGGTGACTCCCGCGGCGGTGCTCGGCCACAGCTTCGGCGAGTGCGTCGCCGCATGCGTCGCGGGCGTGATGTCGCCGGCGGACGGGCTGGCGTTCACGGTGCAACGCGCCCGCGTCATCCAGGAGCACTCGCTGCCGGGCACCATGGCCGCGGTGTTCGCTCCCGAGGAAGAGGTGGCCGCCGAGATCGCCGCGCACCCGGACCGGATCGCCGTCGCCGCGGTCAACGGTCCGGCCAGCACCACCATCTCCGGCGACCGCGACCTGGTCGAGGTCGTCTGCGCCGCCTTCGCCGCCCGCGGCGTCAAGGCCAAGCCCCTGCACATCGCCTCCGCCGGCCACTCGCCGCTGATGGAGCCCGCCGTCGAGCCGCTGCGCCGCGCCGCGGACAAGATCGCGTTCGCCGCTCCCCGCATCCCCCTCGTCTCCAACGTCAGCGGCGAGCTGTGGCCATGGGAGCAGGTCCCCGGGGCCGACTACTGGGGCCGGCACGTCCGGGACACGGTGCGCTTCGCCGACGGCGTGCAGACCCTGCGCGACATGGGCCACCACACCTTCGTCGAGGTCGGCCCCGCCCCGACCCTGCTCGGCGTCCTCAGCGACGCCCTGCCGCCCGACCATGACGACCTGCTGCTGCCCAGCCTGCGCCCCAAGCACGACGACTGGGAGGTGCTGCTGGAGACGGTCGCCGAGCTGTACGCGGCCGGTGTCGACATCGACTGGCACGGGTTCGACGGCGACTACACCCGCACCAAGGCCCCGCTGCCCACCTACCCCTTCGAACCGACCCGCTGCTGGGAGCCACCCCGGCCCTGGCACGGGGACCGGCCGGCCGCGCCCGCCGCCGAGAGCACCGCCGAGGCGGGGGACGACTCCCATACCCGCCCCGCCCGGTCCTCCCGGCGCTCCTCGCGCACCCGGCGCCGCCCTAGCCGCATCCCCACCGCCACCGAACTCCGCGGGCTGGCCGAGCCCGAGCAACTGGACACCCTGGCTGCCCGGTTCGTGCTGAGTGTCAAGGACGTCCTCGGCTCCGCCTCCGGCGACGTCGGCCTGGACGAGCCGCTGACCGGTTTCGGCCTGGACTCCCTGATGGCCGTCGAACTGCGCAACGAGATCCAGGACAGGCTCGGCCTCACCCTGCAGATCACCGACTTCCTCGGCGGCGCGACCATCCGCAGCGTCGCCGAGCGCCTCGTCAAGGAACTGGCTGCGACCGGCGGCGACTCCGAGACGGATACACCGCACGACCGCTCCGGGGCACCGACCGCGATCCGGCGCGTGCCCCGGGCGGCCGACACGGCCGCCGCCCTGCTCGCCGAGTTCACCAGTCCGCCCCAGGGCTCCGCCGCACAGAACTCCGGCCCGGAGGGACGGCAGTGA